Proteins encoded within one genomic window of Saccharomyces mikatae IFO 1815 strain IFO1815 genome assembly, chromosome: 15:
- the NOC2 gene encoding mRNA-binding ribosome synthesis protein NOC2 (similar to Saccharomyces cerevisiae NOC2 (YOR206W); ancestral locus Anc_8.617), whose protein sequence is MGKVSKSTKKFQSKHLKHTLDQRRKEKIQKKRIQGRRGNKTEEEKANAAGTREQQQLKKSAKEEVFKDMSVENFFEKSIEIPKENKKLKQKATKEKTDVDSSSEEEEDMGQSMAKLAEKDPEFYKYLEENDKDLLDFGGSNPLDEIDDEEDEDAKGNEKVAEKSEIEPEKIALSLKLVRKWKKQLHDSPNLKLLRNIISAFKVAVNLNKEENIEDYKYAITDEKAFHELMFMVLKDVPQVIQKLVPYKIVKGSRTLPNGGSVSRMSSIVKSHAGSLLVLLNDITNTETAALVLHSVNELMPYLLSYRRILKELIKLIVDVWSTTRELETQIASFAFLINTTKEFKKSMLETTLKTTYSTFIKSCRKTNMRSMPLINFQKNSAAELFGIDEVLGYQIGFEYIRQLAIHLRNTMNATTKKSSKVNSAEAYKIVYNWQFCHSLDFWSRVLSFACRPEKENGTESPLRQLIYPLVQVTLGVIRLIPTPQFFPLRFYLIKSLIRLSQNSGVFIPIYPLLSEILTSTAFTKAPKKSPNLAAFDFEHNIKCTQAYLNTKVYQEGLSEQFVDLLGDYFALYCKNIAFPELVTPVIISLRRYIKTSTNVKFNKRLSNVVEKLNQNSSFIQDKRYDVEFGPTNKSEVSRFLSDIAWDKTPLGSYVTVQREVKEEKARLMRESMEEQDKEREMEEAKQLKGLESDDDDEDVEMSDA, encoded by the coding sequence ATGGGTAAAGTTTCTAAATCAACGAAGAAGTTTCAATCGAAACATTTAAAGCACACCCTAGACCAAAGAAGGAAGGAAaagattcaaaagaagagaattCAAGGTCGTCGTGGAAACaaaactgaagaagaaaaagctaATGCTGCTGGTACGAGAGAACAACaacagttgaaaaaatctgCCAAGGAGGAAGTCTTTAAGGACATGTCTGTTGAGaacttttttgaaaagagtatTGAAATTCCTaaagagaataaaaaattgaaacaaaaagccactaaagaaaaaacagatGTAGATTCATCAtctgaagaggaagaagacatGGGCCAAAGTATGGCAAAATTAGCAGAAAAAGATCCAGAATTTTATAAatatttggaagaaaatgataaagattTGTTGGATTTTGGAGGAAGCAACCCATTAGATGAGattgacgatgaagaagatgaagatgctaaaggaaatgaaaaagttgcTGAAAAATCTGAGATCGAACCAGAAAAAATTGCGCTTTCCTTGAAATTGGTcagaaaatggaaaaaacaaCTTCATGATTCTCCAAATTTAAAACTGTTAAGAAACATAATTAGTGCTTTCAAAGTTGCTGTTAATTTGAacaaggaagaaaatatcgAGGACTACAAGTATGCTATTACTGATGAGAAAGCATTCCATGAACTGATGTTCATGGTGTTAAAGGACGTACCACAAGTAATTCAAAAGTTAGTCCCCTATAAGATTGTTAAAGGTTCAAGAACTTTACCAAATGGAGGCAGCGTTTCCAGAATGTCATCCATTGTCAAATCACACGCTGGCTCCTTGTTGGTTCTACTGAACGATATTACTAATACAGAAACAGCTGCATTGGTCCTTCATTCTGTCAACGAATTAATGCCTTATCTTTTGTCGTATAGAAGAATCTTGAAAGAACTCATTAAATTGATTGTTGATGTATGGTCTACCACAAGGGAGCTGGAAACTCAGATTGCCTCTTTTGCCTTTTTGATCAATACTACCAAGGAGTTCAAGAAATCCATGCTAGAAACAACCTTAAAGACAACATATTCTACTTTCATCAAGAGTTGTCGTAAAACTAACATGCGTTCTATGCCTTTGAttaattttcaaaagaactCAGCAGCCGAATTGTTTGGCATTGATGAAGTTCTCGGCTATCAAATTGGGTTTGAATACATTAGACAATTAGCTATTCATCTAAGAAACACTATGAATGCAACAACAAAGAAGTCCAGCAAGGTTAATTCTGCTGAAGCTTACAAAATTGTATACAATTGGCAGTTCTGTCATTCTTTGGATTTCTGGTCTCGTGTTCTATCGTTTGCCTGTCGAccagaaaaggaaaatggcACTGAATCTCCATTAAGACAATTAATTTATCCATTAGTTCAGGTTACTTTGGGTGTAATCAGGTTAATTCCAACACCACAGTTCTTTCCATTGAGATTTTACCTAATTAAATCACTTATTAGACTTTCTCAAAATAGTGGTGTTTTCATTCCTATATACCCTTTACTTTCCGAAATCCTAACCTCAACGGCTTTCACCAAGGCACCTAAAAAGAGCCCTAATTTGGCTGCATTTGATTTTGAGCACAACATCAAATGTACACAAGCTTATCTAAATACCAAAGTATACCAGGAAGGTTTATCAGAACAATTTGTGGACTTATTGGGTGATTATTTTGCTCTGTACTGTAAGAACATTGCATTTCCTGAACTTGTAACACCGGTTATTATCTCTCTACGTCGTTATATTAAGACTTCGACTAATGTCAAATTTAACAAACGATTATCAAATGTTGTGGAGAAACTAAACCAAAATAGCTCCTTCATCCAAGACAAAAGATACGATGTTGAATTTGGGCCAACCAACAAATCTGAGGTTTCAAGATTCTTGAGTGATATAGCTTGGGATAAAACACCTCTAGGTTCTTACGTTACTGTACAACGTGAagtcaaagaagaaaaggctAGATTAATGAGAGAAAGTATGGAAGAACAAGACaaggaaagagaaatggAGGAAGCCAAACAATTAAAAGGTCTCGaaagtgatgatgacgacgaAGATGTTGAAATGTCAGATGCTTAG
- the GEP3 gene encoding Gep3p (similar to Saccharomyces cerevisiae GEP3 (YOR205C); ancestral locus Anc_8.616), whose protein sequence is MFKVRNVIRGARQFSYSVIAKVKCASCSIRLQDQDSSKPGYYTKPKNLPDSKSNLGIQELKYILFSQDIQLSKQAVQHGRDRRCLDDIENTKKELPSRVICKRCSDAVHHNHYKVEEFPESKLDDVLSYVPKGSNIMHIVPIVEFPLHLNPNILKRNDLDTTLVLTKSDQLFKSKNTAIKKVPIFMKQFLKYTLRIDSNKTFAISALKNWNISMFYNYFKNYTYLLGNPNVGKSTLINTLLQKYLGYKVQIDPTGKVCSPSREVIQEALTSPKDFFKIQAAGVSHIPNLTRSVQAYQVENKTLFDLPGYSSAPTELRLEEVIDENWLQRLRKTDLFNHRHMKKKNYESMKGTSRGGCYTVGGIFYLIPPKGSINQIVKYIPGQSTTFKNIEKGIDTFKSCISSTGTHPLSQYCGIKSIMCDKDQYKRYAIPPFIGSIEIVLKDVGYLLLRTTGKYEFKGLHEIWVPRSIKVGIREPLENLIESGYQHYIETHGREPSCPRDRPIVSSLYEVAKDETDVLNAVKQLYLEKTKRDLSARRFADDDPYDVVKDLERKKNPYWYYQW, encoded by the coding sequence ATGTTTAAAGTGAGGAATGTTATTCGAGGCGCACGCcagttttcttattctgTGATAGCAAAAGTGAAATGTGCATCGTGTTCCATTAGATTACAGGATCAAGATTCAAGCAAACCAGGATACTATACGAAGCCAAAAAATCTACCTGATTCAAAATCGAACCTAGGAATTCAAGAGCTGAAGTATATACTATTCAGCCAGGACATTCAACTCTCGAAGCAGGCAGTTCAACATGGTCGAGATCGCAGGTGTCTCGATGATATcgaaaatacaaaaaaggaattgcCATCAAGAGTAATTTGCAAAAGGTGCAGTGATGCCGTCCATCATAATCATTACAAGGTTGAAGAATTTCCTGAGAGCAAACTAGATGATGTTTTGAGCTATGTTCCTAAAGGCTCAAATATCATGCATATTGTCCCCATCGTAGAATTTCCGTTACATTTGAATCCtaacattttgaaaagaaatgatttaGATACTACACTAGTGTTGACGAAAAGCGAtcaacttttcaaaagcaaaaacACTGCTATCAAAAAAGTCCCTATATTCATGAAGCAATTTCTAAAATATACTTTAAGGATTGATTCAAATAAAACATTCGCCATATCTGCGCTGAAAAACTGGAACATTTCAATGTTTTATAACTACTTTAAAAACTATACATATCTACTAGGCAACCCTAATGTTGGTAAATCTACCTTGATCAATACTCTTCTACAAAAATATCTGGGATATAAGGTTCAGATTGATCCTACTGGGAAAGTCTGCTCTCCTTCGAGAGAAGTGATACAAGAGGCTCTTACTAGTCCCAAggattttttcaagattcaAGCGGCTGGTGTATCGCATATTCCCAATCTAACAAGATCCGTACAAGCCTATCAGGTAGAAAATAAGACTCTATTTGATTTGCCAGGCTATTCAAGTGCCCCGACTGAATTAAGATTAGAAGAAGTAATTGATGAGAATTGGCTCCAAAGATTACGAAAAACAGATTTATTTAATCATAGgcatatgaaaaaaaaaaattacgAATCTATGAAGGGCACTTCACGGGGGGGGTGTTATACTGTGGGAGGAATTTTCTACTTGATACCTCCCAAAGGATCCATAAACCAAATAGTAAAATACATACCAGGCCAATCAACAACATTTaagaatattgaaaaaggaattgaCACATTCAAGTCGTGTATATCATCAACAGGTACACATCCACTATCACAATATTGTGGAATCAAAAGCATAATGTGCGACAAAGATCAATACAAAAGATATGCGATTCCTCCGTTCATCGGAAGTATAGAAATTGTCCTAAAGGATGTAGGGTATCTTTTGTTACGAACAACAGGGAAATATGAGTTTAAAGGGCTTCATGAAATATGGGTACCGCGGAGTATCAAAGTGGGCATCAGAGAACCACTAGAAAACTTAATTGAATCTGGTTACCAACACTATATTGAAACACATGGCAGAGAACCAAGCTGTCCTAGGGACAGGCCCATCGTCAGTTCCCTGTACGAAGTGGCCAAAGATGAAACAGATGTTCTAAATGCGGTAAAGCAATTATACttagaaaaaacaaagaggGATTTATCCGCTAGAAGATTTGCAGATGATGATCCTTATGATGTAGTTAAAGACctagaaagaaagaaaaatccaTATTGGTATTACCAGTGGTAA